The Microbacterium sp. Nx66 genome contains a region encoding:
- a CDS encoding polysialyltransferase family glycosyltransferase translates to MTRLFALHSAYGLATAAAAIDAGLLDAGSGAGAHAPERVLVPFTSSRVPETVVGIDTDPALHSLRGRFHRVEPLADVLGPLHPSAWEPADADLPVLGRLLARAWRLDPREIELFVQSPQVAPARTLLSVFPEARVTIVGDGLMTYAPMRVRLPHAVTARIERVVYADVVPGVRPLVASPHAAAVPVPPEPFAAALQETGESSEGSTAAGPATVLVLGQYLAALGLMTATEEVALQQRLVDRAAEELPERIVFKPHPAAPPQLAHAVRAHAESRGLAFVEDRGRLAAELLAERLDARAVVATFSTALPTVRTLFGRRIGAAGATELLRTLTPVENSNRIPLTIVDALTRTLSPYADPDRLQLLVDAVGYTMQPEIAGHLRARAEELLDGLDREERRRYFASERLTALALPGGSAPRGVRRLLAPRGGVGRIEEWRLTAVGARRRVGRAWREIRGR, encoded by the coding sequence ATGACCCGCCTCTTCGCCCTGCACAGCGCCTACGGGCTCGCGACCGCGGCCGCCGCGATCGATGCGGGCCTGCTCGACGCGGGCTCCGGCGCGGGCGCTCACGCCCCGGAGCGGGTGCTCGTGCCGTTCACCTCGTCGCGGGTCCCGGAGACGGTCGTCGGCATCGACACGGATCCCGCGCTGCACTCCCTCCGCGGCCGGTTCCATCGTGTCGAGCCGTTGGCCGACGTGCTGGGACCCCTGCATCCGAGCGCCTGGGAACCCGCGGACGCCGACCTCCCCGTGCTGGGGCGACTCCTCGCGCGAGCGTGGCGGCTCGACCCGCGGGAGATCGAGCTGTTCGTGCAGAGCCCCCAGGTCGCACCGGCCCGTACTCTCCTCTCCGTGTTCCCCGAGGCGCGGGTGACCATCGTCGGCGACGGCCTCATGACCTACGCGCCGATGCGGGTACGGCTGCCGCACGCGGTCACGGCGCGGATCGAACGGGTCGTGTACGCCGACGTGGTGCCCGGCGTCCGTCCGCTGGTGGCCTCTCCGCACGCGGCGGCGGTCCCGGTGCCTCCGGAGCCCTTCGCGGCGGCGCTGCAGGAGACGGGAGAGTCGTCGGAAGGGTCGACCGCTGCAGGACCGGCGACCGTGCTCGTGCTGGGACAGTACCTCGCGGCCCTCGGTCTGATGACCGCGACGGAGGAGGTCGCGCTCCAGCAGCGTCTGGTGGACCGGGCGGCGGAAGAGCTCCCGGAGCGGATCGTCTTCAAGCCCCATCCCGCAGCACCGCCGCAGCTCGCCCACGCCGTGCGCGCTCATGCGGAGAGTCGCGGTCTGGCGTTCGTGGAGGACCGCGGTCGTCTGGCTGCCGAACTCCTGGCGGAGCGCCTCGACGCGCGCGCCGTCGTGGCGACCTTCTCGACGGCTCTGCCCACGGTCCGCACCCTGTTCGGGCGGAGGATCGGCGCCGCGGGCGCGACGGAGCTGCTCCGCACCCTGACCCCGGTGGAGAACAGCAACCGCATCCCCCTGACGATCGTCGATGCGCTCACACGGACGCTCTCCCCCTATGCCGATCCGGATCGGTTGCAGCTCCTCGTGGACGCGGTGGGCTACACGATGCAACCGGAGATCGCGGGGCACCTTCGAGCCAGGGCGGAGGAGCTGCTGGACGGCCTCGACCGCGAGGAGCGTCGGCGGTACTTCGCATCGGAGCGGCTGACCGCGCTCGCCCTCCCCGGGGGGTCGGCGCCGCGGGGCGTGCGCCGCCTGCTGGCTCCGCGCGGCGGGGTGGGACGGATAGAGGAATGGCGGCTGACCGCTGTCGGCGCCCGACGCCGCGTGGGCCGTGCCTGGCGGGAGATCCGCGGACGATGA
- a CDS encoding acylneuraminate cytidylyltransferase — protein MDERLQTTVAIIPARGGSKQIPRKNLERVGGVPLVARAVHAARAAACFDLVIVSTDDDEIAVAAEEAGARVIRRPVELSGDTATSEAAILHALDELEREGERFEVVAFLQATSPFLPSAALADAVAEVQQGESDSVFSAVETYGFLWRRGVDGTAEAINHEAGHRPRRQDREPHYLETGAFYVFRVDGFRAHRHRFFGRIGIAPVSEETAIEIDDAAQLQAARALAVLHESPVRIPVRAVVTDFDGVHTDDTAIIDADGGERVRVSREDGMGVSLLRRAGVPMLILSTEVNPVVRARADKLRVPVLHGIADKEAALRQWAQEQDVALADVAYLGNDVNDLPAMRIVGWPVAVANAHPLVRAEARVVLGRRGGDGAVRELVERVLSS, from the coding sequence ATGGACGAGCGCCTGCAGACGACGGTGGCGATCATCCCCGCGCGGGGCGGATCGAAGCAGATCCCGCGGAAGAACCTCGAGCGTGTGGGGGGCGTCCCCCTCGTCGCCAGAGCCGTGCACGCTGCGCGGGCGGCGGCGTGCTTCGACCTCGTGATCGTCTCGACCGACGACGACGAGATCGCCGTGGCGGCCGAGGAGGCGGGCGCGCGGGTGATCCGGCGGCCGGTCGAGCTCTCCGGAGACACCGCGACCTCGGAGGCGGCGATCCTCCATGCGCTCGATGAGCTGGAGCGCGAGGGTGAGCGGTTCGAGGTCGTCGCGTTCCTGCAGGCCACCTCGCCCTTCCTCCCGAGCGCCGCGTTGGCCGATGCCGTCGCCGAGGTGCAGCAGGGAGAGTCCGACAGCGTCTTCTCCGCCGTCGAGACCTACGGTTTCCTCTGGCGCCGGGGGGTCGACGGCACGGCCGAGGCGATCAACCACGAGGCCGGCCACCGCCCTCGCCGCCAGGACCGAGAGCCGCACTATCTGGAGACCGGAGCCTTCTACGTGTTCCGGGTCGACGGATTCCGCGCCCACCGCCACCGCTTCTTCGGGCGGATCGGGATCGCCCCCGTGTCCGAGGAGACCGCGATCGAGATCGACGATGCCGCGCAGCTTCAGGCCGCACGGGCCCTTGCCGTTCTGCATGAGAGCCCGGTGCGGATCCCCGTCCGCGCCGTGGTCACCGACTTCGACGGGGTGCATACCGACGACACGGCGATCATCGACGCGGATGGCGGAGAGCGGGTGCGGGTCAGCCGGGAGGACGGGATGGGCGTCTCGCTCCTGCGGCGGGCGGGGGTGCCGATGCTGATCCTTTCTACCGAGGTGAACCCCGTGGTGCGAGCCCGAGCCGACAAGCTCCGCGTCCCCGTCCTGCACGGGATCGCCGACAAGGAGGCCGCGCTGCGGCAGTGGGCGCAGGAGCAGGATGTGGCGCTCGCCGACGTCGCCTACCTCGGTAACGACGTCAACGACCTTCCCGCCATGCGGATCGTGGGCTGGCCGGTCGCCGTCGCGAACGCCCACCCGCTCGTCCGTGCGGAGGCGCGCGTCGTGCTGGGGAGGCGAGGCGGCGACGGGGCCGTGCGGGAGCTCGTCGAACGGGTGTTGTCGAGCTGA
- a CDS encoding glycosyltransferase family 2 protein codes for MRTPLVTVILPAKDAGPYIGTTLETLTRQFDDPAALKLVAIDDGSRDETGALMAHYAERFPHAQVLRNAEPRGLASARNQGLAHVEGEAFCFVDGDDWMQPQRLAVLAARLRELRCDFLRTDHVTVTGMRRALVRAPYPWRERVLPPREAILPVDEPSMVDYPFAWAGLLHRRVLDRGLAAFPSGLFTAEDRPWIWRLHLDAASFAVVDAPALLYRRGVETSLTQVHDRRQLDFAPALAEVIELVRKDRDADRFLPKAVWTALALSAHHLVRSRRMAPPVRREMRRRIRALLHDLPAAEVATVLARLDGPRRRVLARSLRGGGHAT; via the coding sequence GTGCGCACGCCCCTCGTCACCGTCATCCTGCCTGCGAAGGACGCCGGCCCGTACATCGGCACCACCCTCGAGACGCTCACCCGGCAGTTCGACGATCCCGCCGCTCTGAAGCTCGTGGCCATCGACGACGGCTCCCGCGACGAGACCGGCGCGCTCATGGCGCACTATGCGGAGCGGTTCCCGCACGCCCAGGTGCTGCGGAACGCCGAGCCGCGCGGGCTGGCGTCGGCACGCAACCAGGGGCTCGCCCACGTCGAGGGCGAGGCGTTCTGCTTCGTCGACGGGGACGACTGGATGCAGCCGCAGCGCCTCGCGGTCCTCGCCGCGCGCCTGCGAGAGCTCCGGTGCGACTTCCTCCGGACGGATCATGTCACCGTCACCGGGATGCGGCGTGCGCTCGTCCGGGCTCCGTATCCGTGGAGGGAGCGGGTCCTACCACCCCGGGAGGCGATCCTTCCGGTCGATGAGCCGAGCATGGTGGACTACCCCTTCGCCTGGGCGGGACTCCTGCACCGCCGTGTGCTCGACCGGGGGCTCGCCGCGTTCCCCTCCGGCCTCTTCACGGCCGAGGACCGCCCTTGGATCTGGCGCCTGCATCTGGACGCGGCCTCGTTCGCCGTGGTGGACGCCCCGGCGCTGCTCTACCGCCGAGGCGTCGAGACGTCGCTCACGCAGGTGCACGACCGCCGCCAGCTCGACTTCGCCCCCGCGCTGGCGGAGGTGATCGAGCTCGTCCGGAAAGACCGCGATGCCGACCGCTTCCTCCCGAAGGCCGTCTGGACCGCGCTCGCCCTCAGCGCGCATCACCTGGTGCGCTCGCGGCGCATGGCGCCACCCGTGCGTCGCGAGATGCGGAGGCGGATCCGCGCACTGCTGCACGACCTCCCGGCGGCGGAGGTCGCCACGGTGCTCGCCCGGCTCGACGGTCCGCGACGTCGGGTGCTCGCGCGCAGCCTGCGCGGCGGAGGCCACGCGACATGA
- a CDS encoding DUF4229 domain-containing protein — MKKPAPLLVYTVLRLLAFLVPLAILWFFFPIFREFWWLAAIFAALIGASISMLFLRTPLSDASARLHERRQGKVSGRQADADAEDELVDRSPDERP, encoded by the coding sequence GTGAAGAAGCCCGCCCCCCTCCTCGTCTACACCGTGCTGCGCCTGCTGGCGTTCCTCGTCCCGCTGGCCATCCTGTGGTTCTTCTTCCCGATCTTCCGCGAGTTCTGGTGGCTCGCCGCGATCTTCGCCGCCCTCATCGGCGCGAGCATCTCGATGCTCTTCCTGCGCACCCCGCTCTCGGACGCCTCCGCACGCCTGCACGAGCGCCGGCAGGGCAAGGTCTCCGGACGGCAGGCCGACGCCGACGCCGAAGACGAGCTCGTCGACCGCTCCCCCGACGAGCGCCCCTGA
- a CDS encoding N-acetylneuraminate synthase family protein — MTVSIGSHVIGGGRPAYVIAEIGLNHNGDVDIAKRLIDVAARAGADAVKFQKRTPEISTPEHMRDVPRETPWGTMSYLDYRRRVEFGRDEYVEIGDHATMQGLDWFASPWDVPSVAFLEDLNVVAHKVASASLTDTELLVALRETGKPVILSTGMSTMEQIDRALDTLGTDRVVLMHATSTYPLEPEEANLRVIATLRDRYPGIPVGYSGHERGLQISLAAVAMGAVAVERHITLDRTMWGSDHAASLEPGGLEHLVRDIRVIESAVGDGVKRVFDSERAPMAKLRRVPA, encoded by the coding sequence ATGACTGTCAGCATCGGATCGCACGTGATCGGCGGCGGCCGTCCCGCCTACGTCATCGCGGAGATCGGCCTCAACCACAACGGCGACGTCGACATCGCCAAGCGCCTCATCGACGTCGCGGCCCGAGCCGGCGCGGACGCGGTGAAGTTCCAGAAGCGCACGCCCGAGATCTCCACCCCGGAGCACATGCGCGACGTGCCGCGAGAGACGCCGTGGGGCACCATGAGCTACCTCGACTACCGGCGCCGAGTGGAGTTCGGCCGCGACGAATACGTCGAGATCGGCGACCACGCGACGATGCAGGGCCTGGACTGGTTCGCCTCGCCGTGGGACGTGCCGAGCGTCGCCTTCCTCGAAGACCTCAACGTCGTGGCGCACAAGGTCGCGTCGGCGAGTCTGACCGACACCGAGCTGCTCGTCGCGCTGCGCGAGACCGGGAAGCCGGTCATCCTCTCGACGGGCATGTCCACCATGGAGCAGATCGACCGCGCGCTGGACACGCTCGGCACCGACCGTGTCGTCCTCATGCACGCGACCTCGACCTATCCGCTCGAGCCCGAGGAGGCGAACCTGCGGGTGATCGCGACCCTGCGGGACCGCTATCCGGGGATCCCGGTCGGCTATTCGGGACACGAGCGCGGCCTGCAGATCTCCCTCGCCGCGGTCGCGATGGGAGCCGTCGCCGTGGAGCGCCACATCACCCTGGACCGGACGATGTGGGGTTCTGATCACGCCGCATCCCTGGAGCCCGGGGGCCTGGAACACCTGGTCCGCGACATCCGTGTCATCGAGAGCGCGGTGGGCGACGGCGTCAAGCGCGTCTTCGACAGCGAGCGGGCGCCGATGGCGAAGCTCCGCCGCGTGCCCGCATGA
- a CDS encoding DUF6716 putative glycosyltransferase codes for MTAGAGMRVVAIADADSFVKWAASLLGAVPDLRSQLLLVRTPLTVSAAQQDAALAGTGFGAADVTRLDFERVAGWLEVQRPDVVLLAGRGPFVRLLGRVVDALRHRPVTVSGLPGMAIPAQRGALDYRRHTDLLIVHSHRERRAFAELGERIGVRTPLALATLPFARGRERWSGSRLRESAAAGVLSGGAGGIALAERPVDGTPAAVRRPGATDVVFAAQALVPRRPEERAAIAAILVRAAEADPSRRVVVKVRSRPGEAETHLDRDPYTRLFTAGRPANLVFSHAPMATALESAAGLVTVSSTAAVEALAHGVPVIALDRFGVHKSLLNTVFIGSGLLGGAGEVVAGRFRHPHPSWLRDNYFHPEVESDWWDRVQELVALRRAGALPHRRVPAARGGALHEAWHRASVLGRADRSLTGRLALAAGVPATHALSALRSGRHRSAQDTWADPTTDYTLEPNPFRDSIRR; via the coding sequence ATGACCGCCGGCGCCGGGATGCGCGTCGTCGCCATCGCGGACGCCGACTCGTTCGTGAAGTGGGCGGCATCGTTGCTGGGGGCCGTGCCCGACCTGCGATCGCAGCTCCTGCTGGTACGCACGCCGTTGACGGTGAGCGCCGCGCAGCAGGATGCGGCGCTGGCGGGCACCGGCTTCGGCGCCGCCGACGTCACGCGGCTCGACTTCGAGCGCGTGGCCGGATGGCTCGAAGTCCAGCGCCCGGACGTGGTGCTGCTCGCCGGGCGGGGACCGTTCGTCCGCCTCCTGGGCCGAGTCGTCGATGCATTGCGGCACCGTCCGGTGACCGTCTCGGGGCTCCCCGGCATGGCGATCCCCGCCCAGCGCGGGGCGCTCGACTACCGGCGACACACCGACCTGCTGATCGTGCACTCGCACCGCGAGCGCCGTGCCTTCGCCGAGCTCGGCGAGCGCATCGGGGTGCGGACGCCGCTCGCTCTGGCGACCCTGCCCTTCGCGCGGGGTCGCGAGCGGTGGAGTGGCAGCCGTCTCCGGGAGTCCGCGGCGGCCGGAGTGCTCTCCGGGGGTGCGGGCGGCATCGCTCTGGCGGAACGTCCTGTCGACGGAACACCCGCGGCGGTCCGTCGGCCCGGGGCGACGGACGTCGTCTTCGCCGCGCAGGCCCTCGTGCCCCGACGGCCGGAGGAGCGCGCAGCGATCGCCGCCATTCTCGTGCGCGCCGCGGAGGCCGATCCGTCGCGCCGGGTGGTCGTCAAGGTGCGGTCCCGGCCGGGGGAGGCCGAGACCCACCTCGACCGTGATCCGTACACCCGTCTCTTCACGGCGGGCCGCCCGGCGAACCTCGTGTTCTCGCACGCGCCGATGGCGACCGCGCTCGAGTCCGCCGCCGGTCTGGTCACGGTGAGCTCGACGGCGGCGGTCGAGGCGCTGGCCCACGGGGTCCCCGTGATCGCGCTCGACCGCTTCGGGGTGCACAAGAGTCTCCTCAACACGGTCTTCATCGGCAGCGGTCTGCTGGGCGGCGCGGGCGAGGTCGTCGCCGGCCGGTTCCGCCACCCGCACCCGTCCTGGCTCCGCGACAACTACTTCCACCCGGAGGTGGAGTCGGACTGGTGGGATCGGGTGCAGGAGCTCGTGGCGCTGCGTCGGGCCGGGGCCCTGCCGCATCGACGGGTGCCCGCGGCCCGGGGCGGGGCGCTGCACGAGGCCTGGCATCGCGCGAGCGTGCTCGGCCGCGCGGACCGCTCCCTCACCGGCCGCCTCGCGCTCGCCGCAGGCGTGCCTGCGACGCATGCGCTCTCCGCCCTGCGTTCGGGCCGCCACCGGTCCGCCCAGGACACCTGGGCGGACCCGACCACGGACTACACGCTCGAACCGAACCCGTTCCGGGACTCGATCCGCCGCTGA